Proteins from a single region of Nakamurella deserti:
- the uvrC gene encoding excinuclease ABC subunit UvrC, whose product MPDPSSFRPAPGTIPDAPGVYRWRDKDGRVIYVGKAKSLRQRLNSYFADIGGLHPRTASMVTSAASVEWTVVGTEVEALQLEYNWIKEFDPRFNVRYRDDKSYPELAVTLNEEFPRFQVMRGPHRKGVRYFGPYAHAWAIRETLDLLLRVFPARTCSTGVFKRAQQIDRPCLLGYIGKCSAPCVGRVTAEEHRDIVEDFCDFLAGRAEPMVKRMEREMRAASDELDFERAARLRDDLSALRRALEKQSVVLANGTDADLIGIVGDDLEASVQIFHVRGGRMRGQRGWIVDVDVDNGPDGTAASSLSVQVENFLVQYYGNRANETQPEAPVRGARLSPRSARSREEYAPDMSPVPREILVPALPPDPEQMSDWLSGLRGSRVSLRIPQRGDKKDLAETAARNAKDALARHRLKRASDITSRSAALTELADALGMDNSPLRIECIDISHVQGTNVVASLVVFEDGLSKRSDYRRFAIRDAPGDDVASIAEVVRRRFSRQAKEEQSAEVDGPALPPGIDPETGRVRRFAYPPQLLVVDGGQPQVNAAAAAMTELGIVDVTVVGLAKRLEEVWLPGDDEPVILPRASEALYLLQRLRDEAHRFAITYHREKRSKAMTVSALDDVPGLGATRRTALLKHFGSVARLKAAGVDDLTAVPGIGATTAAAIVAALSGAPAPDPAAPATPGVRSVTVRRDNGPAMAGAVDANGREE is encoded by the coding sequence GTGCCTGATCCGTCGTCCTTCCGCCCGGCCCCGGGCACCATCCCGGACGCGCCGGGCGTCTACCGCTGGCGCGACAAGGACGGGCGCGTCATCTATGTCGGCAAGGCCAAGAGCCTCCGGCAGCGCCTGAACTCCTACTTCGCCGACATCGGCGGCCTGCACCCGCGGACCGCGTCGATGGTCACCAGTGCGGCGTCGGTCGAGTGGACCGTGGTCGGCACCGAGGTCGAGGCGCTGCAGCTGGAATACAACTGGATCAAGGAGTTCGACCCCCGGTTCAACGTCCGCTACCGGGACGACAAGTCCTACCCCGAGCTCGCGGTCACGCTGAACGAGGAGTTCCCGCGCTTCCAGGTGATGCGCGGCCCGCACCGCAAGGGGGTCCGGTACTTCGGGCCCTACGCGCACGCATGGGCCATCCGGGAGACGCTGGACCTGCTGCTGCGGGTGTTCCCGGCGCGGACGTGCTCGACCGGGGTCTTCAAGCGGGCCCAGCAGATCGACCGGCCGTGCCTGCTCGGCTACATCGGCAAGTGCTCGGCGCCGTGCGTCGGCAGGGTCACCGCCGAGGAACACCGCGACATCGTCGAGGACTTCTGCGACTTCCTCGCCGGCCGCGCCGAGCCGATGGTCAAGCGGATGGAGCGCGAGATGCGCGCCGCGTCCGACGAGTTGGACTTCGAGCGGGCCGCCCGGCTGCGGGACGACCTGTCGGCGCTGCGGCGGGCCCTGGAGAAGCAGTCGGTGGTGCTGGCCAACGGCACCGACGCGGACCTCATCGGCATCGTCGGCGACGACCTCGAGGCGTCGGTGCAGATCTTCCACGTCCGCGGCGGCCGGATGCGTGGTCAACGCGGCTGGATCGTCGACGTCGACGTGGACAACGGTCCCGACGGCACGGCGGCGTCGTCGCTGTCGGTGCAGGTGGAGAACTTCCTCGTGCAGTACTACGGCAACCGGGCCAACGAGACGCAGCCCGAGGCGCCGGTGCGTGGCGCCCGCCTGTCGCCGCGCTCGGCGCGCAGCCGCGAGGAGTACGCGCCGGACATGTCGCCGGTGCCGCGGGAGATCCTGGTGCCGGCGTTGCCGCCGGACCCGGAGCAGATGTCGGACTGGCTGTCCGGGCTGCGCGGCTCGAGGGTGTCGCTGCGGATCCCGCAGCGCGGGGACAAGAAGGACCTCGCCGAGACCGCCGCCCGCAACGCCAAGGACGCCCTCGCCCGGCACCGGCTCAAGCGGGCCAGTGACATCACCTCCCGCTCGGCGGCGCTGACCGAGCTCGCCGACGCGCTGGGGATGGACAACTCCCCGCTGCGCATCGAGTGCATCGACATCTCCCACGTGCAGGGCACCAACGTGGTGGCCTCGCTGGTGGTGTTCGAGGACGGCCTGTCCAAGCGGTCGGACTACCGGCGCTTCGCGATCCGGGACGCCCCCGGTGACGACGTCGCCTCCATCGCCGAGGTGGTGCGGCGGCGGTTCTCCCGGCAGGCCAAGGAGGAGCAGTCGGCGGAGGTGGACGGGCCGGCGCTGCCGCCCGGCATCGACCCCGAGACCGGCCGGGTCCGGCGCTTCGCCTACCCGCCGCAGCTGCTCGTGGTCGACGGCGGCCAGCCGCAGGTCAACGCGGCGGCCGCGGCGATGACCGAGCTGGGCATCGTCGACGTCACCGTGGTGGGCCTGGCCAAGCGGCTGGAGGAGGTGTGGCTGCCCGGCGACGACGAGCCGGTCATCCTGCCGCGCGCGTCGGAGGCGCTGTACCTGCTGCAGCGGCTCCGCGACGAGGCACACCGCTTCGCCATCACCTATCACCGCGAGAAGCGGTCCAAGGCGATGACCGTCTCCGCGCTGGACGACGTCCCGGGCCTCGGGGCCACCCGGCGCACCGCCCTGTTGAAGCACTTCGGATCGGTGGCCAGACTCAAGGCCGCGGGTGTCGACGACCTGACCGCGGTGCCCGGGATCGGCGCCACCACGGCGGCGGCCATCGTCGCCGCCCTGTCCGGGGCGCCCGCTCCGGACCCCGCCGCTCCGGCGACCCCGGGTGTCCGTAGCGTCACCGTCCGTCGTGACAATGGTCCCGCGATGGCCGGAGCGGTCGACGCGAACGGCCGAGAGGAGTGA
- the rapZ gene encoding RNase adapter RapZ: MPDLPADPPIGIEVAIVSGLSGAGRSTAAKCLEDLGWFVVDNLPPELIATMVKLGAKSHGSVTRIAVVVDVRSRAFTEDLAAVVRDLDSRGYRPRVLYLEASDAVLIRRYEANRREHPLQRGGRLTDGLAAERALLGPLREVAEVIVDTSDLSVHDLRALVEKQFTTAPRRTTLTVVSFGYKYGLPLDADLVIDMRFLPNPFWIPELREHTGLDADVSDYVLTQEGASDFLARYVEMFDLISGGYLREGKKYLTLAVGCTGGKHRSVATAEELGRRLTSGDLAVKVVHRDLGRE; the protein is encoded by the coding sequence GTGCCCGATCTCCCCGCCGACCCGCCCATCGGCATCGAGGTGGCCATCGTCTCCGGCTTGTCCGGCGCCGGCCGGTCCACCGCAGCCAAGTGCCTGGAGGACCTCGGCTGGTTCGTCGTGGACAACCTGCCGCCGGAGCTGATCGCGACCATGGTCAAACTCGGGGCCAAGTCCCACGGTTCGGTCACCCGCATCGCCGTGGTCGTCGACGTGCGGTCGCGGGCCTTCACCGAGGACCTGGCCGCCGTCGTCCGCGATCTGGACAGCCGCGGGTACCGGCCCCGGGTGTTGTACCTGGAGGCGTCGGACGCGGTGCTGATCCGCCGTTACGAGGCCAACCGGCGCGAGCACCCCCTGCAGCGCGGCGGCCGGCTGACCGACGGGCTGGCCGCGGAGCGTGCCCTGCTGGGACCGTTGCGCGAGGTGGCCGAGGTCATCGTGGACACCTCCGACCTGTCGGTGCACGACCTGCGGGCCTTGGTCGAGAAGCAGTTCACGACGGCGCCGCGGCGGACCACGCTGACCGTGGTGTCCTTCGGCTACAAGTACGGGCTGCCGCTGGACGCCGACCTGGTCATCGACATGCGGTTCCTGCCGAACCCGTTCTGGATCCCCGAGCTGCGCGAACACACCGGCCTGGACGCCGACGTCAGCGACTACGTGCTCACCCAGGAGGGGGCGTCGGACTTCCTCGCGCGCTACGTCGAGATGTTCGACCTGATCTCCGGTGGCTACCTCCGCGAGGGCAAGAAGTACCTGACCCTGGCCGTGGGCTGCACCGGCGGCAAGCACCGCAGCGTGGCCACCGCCGAGGAACTCGGCCGGCGGCTGACGTCCGGGGACCTCGCGGTCAAGGTCGTGCACCGCGATCTGGGACGCGAGTGA
- a CDS encoding uridine diphosphate-N-acetylglucosamine-binding protein YvcK produces MLRALVRLDVDITAVVTVADDGGSSGRLRREMPTMVPPGDLRMALGALSRDDEDGMLWGRTFQHRFEGSGVLAGHPVGNLLLVGLMEVTGDPVTALDTAAELLHARGRVLPMSRHPLDIVADVTGLDDDPRAVRQIRGQVAVATTPGTVQRIFVEPALAPACPEAVAAIRDADVVTLGPGSWMTSVLPHLLLHDLASALSQTPASRVVVLNLEPQPGETDDFSQEQHLDVLVRYAPDFRIDTVLAHTGAVVLPQRLARAVHRAGAELVVAPVGDPSGAPRHDPVALAAAMAPVIAAAVDRRGGDRAPLAGTPAAAGIGQGQMTSEDEGGPAWR; encoded by the coding sequence ATGCTCCGCGCGCTCGTCCGGCTCGACGTGGACATCACCGCGGTCGTCACCGTCGCCGACGACGGCGGCTCGTCGGGCCGGCTGCGCCGGGAGATGCCGACCATGGTCCCGCCCGGTGACCTGCGGATGGCGCTCGGCGCCCTGAGCCGCGACGACGAGGACGGCATGCTGTGGGGGCGCACCTTCCAGCACCGGTTCGAGGGCTCCGGCGTGCTCGCCGGGCACCCCGTCGGCAACCTGCTGTTGGTCGGGTTGATGGAGGTGACCGGAGATCCGGTCACCGCGCTGGACACCGCCGCCGAACTGCTGCACGCGCGCGGCCGGGTGCTGCCGATGTCGCGCCACCCGCTCGACATCGTCGCCGACGTCACCGGACTCGACGACGACCCGCGGGCCGTCCGGCAGATCCGCGGGCAGGTCGCGGTGGCCACCACGCCCGGCACCGTGCAGCGCATCTTCGTCGAACCCGCGCTGGCACCGGCGTGCCCGGAAGCGGTCGCCGCCATCCGCGACGCGGACGTCGTGACCCTCGGTCCCGGCTCGTGGATGACCAGCGTGCTGCCGCACCTGCTGCTGCACGACCTCGCGTCGGCGCTCAGCCAGACCCCGGCGAGCCGGGTGGTGGTGCTCAACCTCGAGCCGCAACCGGGTGAGACCGACGACTTCTCGCAGGAGCAGCACCTGGACGTGCTCGTGCGGTACGCCCCGGATTTTCGGATCGACACCGTCCTGGCCCACACTGGAGCGGTTGTCCTCCCGCAGCGGCTCGCCCGCGCGGTGCACCGCGCCGGCGCGGAACTCGTCGTCGCACCGGTGGGTGATCCGTCCGGTGCGCCCCGGCACGATCCGGTCGCGCTCGCCGCGGCGATGGCACCCGTGATCGCGGCCGCGGTCGACCGGCGGGGCGGGGACCGGGCGCCCCTGGCGGGGACGCCGGCCGCTGCCGGGATCGGACAGGGACAGATGACCAGCGAGGACGAAGGGGGCCCGGCATGGCGATGA
- the whiA gene encoding DNA-binding protein WhiA: MAMTADVKDELSRVVITKVSARKAEVSTVLRFAGGLHIVGGRVIVEAELDTGAVARRVRKEIAELYGHQVDVQVLAASGIRKGTRYVVRVVAGGDSLARQTGLLDLRGRPVRGLPSQIVSGSVGDAEAAWRGAFLAHGSLTEPGRSASLEVTCPGPEAALALVGAARRLGVVAKAREVRGADRVVVRDGDAIATMLTRLGAHSSVLTWEDRRLRREVRATANRLANFDDANLRRSARAAVAASARVERALEILADDAPDHLAEAGKLRIEHGQASLEELGQLADPPMTKDAIAGRIRRLLTMADKRAQEDGIPDTESVVTPDMLDG, from the coding sequence ATGGCGATGACCGCCGACGTGAAGGACGAGCTGAGCCGGGTGGTGATCACCAAGGTCTCCGCACGCAAGGCCGAGGTGTCGACCGTGCTGCGCTTCGCCGGCGGGCTGCACATCGTCGGCGGACGGGTCATCGTCGAGGCCGAGCTCGACACCGGGGCGGTCGCGCGCCGGGTCCGCAAGGAGATCGCCGAGCTCTACGGCCACCAGGTGGACGTGCAGGTGCTGGCCGCGTCCGGCATCCGCAAGGGCACCCGGTACGTGGTGCGGGTGGTCGCCGGCGGTGACTCCCTCGCCCGCCAGACCGGGCTGCTGGACCTGCGCGGCCGCCCGGTCCGCGGACTGCCGTCGCAGATCGTGTCGGGCTCCGTCGGGGACGCCGAGGCCGCCTGGCGGGGTGCGTTCCTGGCCCACGGCTCGCTCACCGAACCCGGCCGGTCCGCCTCCCTCGAGGTGACCTGCCCCGGCCCCGAAGCCGCTCTCGCCCTGGTCGGTGCCGCCCGCCGGCTCGGCGTGGTGGCCAAGGCCCGCGAGGTCCGTGGCGCCGACCGGGTCGTCGTACGCGACGGTGACGCCATCGCCACCATGCTCACCCGACTGGGTGCCCACAGCAGCGTGCTCACTTGGGAGGACCGGCGGCTGCGCCGTGAGGTGCGGGCCACGGCCAACCGGCTGGCCAACTTCGACGACGCCAACCTGCGGCGCTCCGCCCGGGCGGCGGTCGCCGCGTCCGCACGGGTCGAGCGGGCGCTGGAGATCCTGGCCGACGACGCGCCCGACCACCTCGCCGAGGCCGGCAAGCTGCGGATCGAACACGGCCAGGCGTCGCTGGAGGAGCTGGGCCAGCTCGCCGACCCGCCGATGACCAAGGACGCCATCGCCGGCCGCATCCGCCGATTGCTCACGATGGCCGACAAACGCGCCCAGGAGGACGGCATCCCGGACACCGAATCCGTGGTCACTCCGGACATGCTGGACGGCTGA
- the gap gene encoding type I glyceraldehyde-3-phosphate dehydrogenase, giving the protein MTVKIGVNGFGRIGRNFWRALDKLDHDVEIVAVNDLTDNKTLAHLLKYDTILGKLPYDVSFTEGEIIVDGKSIKALAERDPAKLPWAELGVDIVIESTGHFTKAEAARKHLEGGAKKVIISAPATGEDLTVVMGVNDDAYDGSQTILSNASCTTNCVAPMAKVLNESFGIVKGLMTTIHAYTNDQVILDFPHSDLRRARAAAQNIIPTSTGAAKATALVLPELKGKLHGYALRVPVMDGSVTDLTVELSRSVTVDEVNDAFKAAASSGPLANYIAYSTDPIVSSDIVGAPVSVTFDSPLTLVLDDNLVKVVGWYDNEWGYSNRLADFTALVASKL; this is encoded by the coding sequence GTGACTGTGAAGATTGGTGTCAATGGCTTCGGCCGTATCGGACGTAACTTCTGGCGGGCGCTGGACAAGCTGGACCACGACGTCGAGATCGTGGCGGTCAACGACCTGACCGACAACAAGACGTTGGCGCACCTGCTGAAGTACGACACCATCCTGGGCAAGCTGCCCTACGACGTCAGCTTCACCGAGGGCGAGATCATCGTCGACGGCAAGTCCATCAAGGCGCTGGCCGAGCGCGACCCGGCCAAGCTGCCGTGGGCCGAGCTGGGCGTCGACATCGTCATCGAGTCGACCGGCCACTTCACCAAGGCCGAGGCCGCCCGCAAGCACCTCGAGGGTGGCGCGAAGAAGGTCATCATCTCCGCCCCGGCCACCGGTGAGGACCTCACCGTCGTCATGGGTGTGAACGACGACGCCTACGACGGCAGCCAGACGATCCTGTCCAACGCCTCGTGCACCACCAACTGCGTGGCCCCGATGGCCAAGGTCCTCAACGAGAGCTTCGGCATCGTCAAGGGTCTGATGACCACCATCCACGCCTACACCAACGACCAGGTCATCCTGGACTTCCCGCACTCGGACCTGCGCCGCGCCCGCGCCGCCGCGCAGAACATCATCCCGACCTCCACCGGTGCCGCCAAGGCCACCGCGCTGGTGCTGCCGGAGCTCAAGGGCAAGCTGCACGGTTACGCGCTGCGCGTCCCGGTGATGGACGGCTCGGTCACCGACCTCACCGTCGAGCTGTCCCGCTCGGTCACCGTCGACGAGGTCAACGACGCGTTCAAGGCCGCCGCCTCGTCGGGCCCGCTGGCGAATTACATCGCCTACTCGACCGACCCCATCGTCTCCAGCGACATCGTCGGTGCCCCGGTCTCGGTCACCTTCGACTCGCCGCTGACGCTCGTGCTGGACGACAACCTGGTCAAGGTCGTCGGCTGGTACGACAACGAGTGGGGTTACTCCAACCGTCTCGCGGACTTCACCGCGCTGGTCGCCTCCAAGCTCTGA
- a CDS encoding phosphoglycerate kinase: protein MKTLDDLLATDLTGRTVLVRADLNVPLDGTTITDDGRIRASLPTLQALTGAGARVVVTAHLGRPSGTPEAKFSLAPVAARLAELLGDDVAFATDLVGDSAKEVVAGLGNGKVALLENVRFDARETSKDAAERGALAAELAALVGDSAAFVSDGFGVVHRKQASVYDVATLLPRFGGYLVSTETEVLRKLTTDPERPYVVILGGSKVSDKLGVITSLLPTTDRILIGGGMAYTFLAAKGYGVGDSLLQADQIDTVRTLLAENGDKIVLPSDFVIADAFAADARTETVAADAIPEGWMGLDIGPDSRAAFAEVVAGAKTVFWNGPVGVFEMAAFADGTKAVAEAIAASDAFSVVGGGDSAAAVRTLGVDEAAFSHISTGGGASLEFLEGKDLPGISILES from the coding sequence GTGAAGACCCTCGACGATCTACTGGCCACGGACCTCACCGGCCGCACCGTACTGGTCCGCGCCGACCTGAACGTCCCGCTGGACGGCACCACCATCACCGACGACGGCCGCATCCGCGCGTCGCTTCCCACCCTGCAGGCCCTGACCGGCGCCGGCGCCAGGGTCGTCGTCACCGCACACCTGGGCCGGCCGTCCGGTACCCCGGAGGCCAAGTTCAGCCTGGCTCCGGTGGCGGCCCGTCTCGCCGAGCTGCTGGGCGACGACGTCGCCTTCGCCACCGACCTGGTGGGGGACTCCGCGAAGGAGGTCGTCGCCGGCCTCGGGAACGGCAAGGTGGCCCTGCTGGAGAACGTCCGCTTCGACGCCCGCGAGACCTCCAAGGACGCCGCCGAGCGGGGCGCCCTGGCCGCCGAGCTGGCTGCGCTCGTCGGCGATTCCGCCGCCTTCGTCTCCGACGGCTTCGGTGTCGTGCACCGCAAGCAGGCCTCCGTCTACGACGTGGCCACCCTGCTGCCGCGCTTCGGCGGCTACCTCGTCAGCACCGAGACCGAGGTGCTGCGCAAGCTCACCACCGACCCGGAGCGGCCCTACGTCGTCATCCTCGGCGGCTCCAAGGTGTCGGACAAGCTCGGCGTCATCACCTCGCTGCTGCCCACCACCGACCGCATCCTCATCGGCGGCGGCATGGCGTACACCTTCCTGGCGGCCAAGGGCTACGGCGTGGGCGACTCCTTGCTGCAGGCCGACCAGATCGACACGGTGCGCACGCTGCTGGCGGAGAACGGCGACAAGATCGTGCTGCCCAGCGATTTCGTGATCGCCGACGCGTTCGCCGCGGACGCGAGGACCGAGACCGTCGCCGCCGACGCCATCCCCGAGGGCTGGATGGGTCTGGACATCGGGCCGGATTCGCGCGCCGCCTTCGCCGAGGTGGTCGCGGGCGCCAAGACCGTCTTCTGGAACGGCCCGGTGGGCGTGTTCGAGATGGCGGCGTTCGCCGACGGCACCAAGGCGGTGGCCGAGGCCATCGCCGCGAGTGACGCGTTCTCCGTGGTCGGCGGCGGTGACTCGGCCGCGGCCGTGCGCACCCTCGGTGTCGACGAGGCCGCGTTCTCGCACATCTCGACCGGCGGCGGTGCGTCGCTGGAATTCCTGGAGGGCAAGGACCTTCCCGGTATCTCGATCCTGGAGAGCTGA
- the tpiA gene encoding triose-phosphate isomerase — MPNRKILIAGNWKMNLNHLEAIALVQKLAFTLPEKYFTKVDVVVLPPFTDIRSVQTLVDGDKLGVVYGAQDISPFDSGAYTGDISGPMLAKLGCSYVAVGHSERREIHEEDDAVVNAKVKAAVKNGIVPILCVGEGLPVREAGNQVQHSVNQLKAALDGVSAEQAATIVLAYEPVWAIGTGRVATPEDAQEVCGALRSALSELYTAELADGVRILYGGSVKSGNVATIVAQPDVDGALVGGASLDATEFATIAANSVGVVA; from the coding sequence ATGCCCAACCGCAAGATCCTCATCGCCGGCAACTGGAAGATGAACCTCAACCACCTCGAGGCCATCGCCCTGGTGCAGAAGCTAGCGTTCACGCTGCCGGAGAAGTACTTCACCAAGGTCGACGTGGTCGTGCTGCCACCCTTCACCGACATCCGCTCGGTGCAGACCCTCGTCGACGGCGACAAGCTGGGCGTCGTCTACGGCGCCCAGGACATCTCGCCGTTCGACTCCGGCGCCTACACCGGCGACATCTCCGGTCCGATGCTGGCCAAGCTCGGCTGTTCGTACGTGGCCGTGGGGCACTCGGAGCGACGCGAGATCCACGAGGAGGACGACGCAGTCGTCAACGCGAAGGTCAAGGCCGCTGTCAAGAACGGCATCGTCCCCATCCTGTGCGTCGGCGAGGGCCTGCCGGTCCGCGAGGCCGGCAACCAGGTGCAGCACTCCGTCAACCAGCTCAAGGCCGCGCTGGACGGGGTGTCCGCCGAGCAGGCGGCGACCATCGTGCTGGCCTACGAGCCGGTCTGGGCCATCGGCACCGGTCGCGTCGCCACCCCGGAGGACGCGCAGGAGGTCTGTGGCGCCCTGCGGTCGGCGTTGTCGGAGCTGTACACCGCCGAGCTCGCCGACGGTGTACGCATCCTGTACGGCGGCTCGGTCAAGTCCGGCAACGTGGCCACCATCGTCGCCCAACCCGACGTCGACGGTGCGTTGGTCGGCGGCGCCAGCCTCGACGCCACCGAATTCGCCACCATCGCCGCCAACTCGGTGGGCGTCGTCGCCTGA
- the secG gene encoding preprotein translocase subunit SecG — MDVLKTVLSILLLITSIGMILLVLLHRGKGGGLSSMFGGGMQSSLSGSSVVEKNLDRLTLFVAMVWTVSIIGVGTILAVQAA, encoded by the coding sequence ATGGACGTTCTCAAGACGGTGCTCTCCATCCTGCTGCTGATCACGAGCATCGGGATGATCCTGCTGGTGCTGCTGCACCGCGGCAAGGGTGGCGGTCTGTCGTCCATGTTCGGTGGCGGCATGCAGTCCTCGCTGTCGGGCTCCAGCGTCGTGGAGAAGAACCTCGACCGGCTGACCCTCTTCGTCGCCATGGTGTGGACGGTGTCCATCATCGGCGTCGGGACCATCCTGGCCGTCCAGGCCGCCTGA
- a CDS encoding amino-acid N-acetyltransferase produces MTTPAPPPLSVRRARPADVRGIKRLVDAYAGPVLLEKSLANLYEDVTEFWVAELDGDIVGCAALHVLWEDLAELRTVATDPRRRKHGIGHAVCRAVIEEARDLGLRRLFCLTFETRFFTYLGFVPIGELELSEEALAELQASYDAGVAEFLDLPYVKPNTLGNTRMLMQL; encoded by the coding sequence GTGACAACGCCCGCCCCACCCCCGCTCTCGGTCCGGCGGGCCCGTCCGGCCGACGTCCGGGGGATCAAACGGCTGGTCGACGCCTACGCGGGGCCGGTGCTGCTGGAGAAGAGCCTGGCCAACCTGTACGAGGACGTCACCGAGTTCTGGGTGGCGGAGCTCGACGGCGACATCGTCGGGTGCGCGGCCCTGCACGTGCTGTGGGAGGACCTGGCCGAGCTGCGGACCGTGGCCACCGACCCGCGGCGACGCAAGCACGGGATCGGGCACGCCGTCTGCCGCGCGGTCATCGAGGAGGCCCGGGACCTGGGGTTGCGGCGGTTGTTCTGCCTGACCTTCGAGACCCGGTTCTTCACCTACCTGGGGTTCGTCCCGATCGGTGAGCTGGAGCTGTCGGAGGAGGCGCTGGCGGAGTTGCAGGCGTCCTACGACGCCGGGGTCGCGGAGTTCCTGGACCTGCCGTACGTCAAGCCGAACACGCTCGGCAACACGCGGATGTTGATGCAGCTCTGA
- the rimO gene encoding 30S ribosomal protein S12 methylthiotransferase RimO, with product MPAAPRVSLLTLGCARNEVDSSEIAGRLAGGGYQLVEDDAPADVVVVNTCAFVASAKKDSIDTLLAAADTGAKVVAVGCLAERYGKELAAELPEADAVLGFDAYPDLAALLGDVMDGHRPASHTPVDRRTLLPISPVARQGAAGGVSVPGHTHAPVGPQPASGPTLVRKLLHSGPVAPLKIASGCDRRCTFCAIPAFRGSFVSRSAAEIIGEAHWLAGQGVREVVLVSENSTSYGKDLPGEQLLEQLLTDLAAVPGLTRVRLSYLQPAETRPSLVQTIAAVDGVADYYDMSFQHASEPVLRRMRRFGNRTSFLALIEQIRVVAPEAGIRSNFIVGFPGETEADFEELCAFLIAARLDAVGVFGYSDEDGTAAEDLPDHLDDDVVADRVERLTTLVDELVAQRAEDRVGTEVIVLVEAPGAQPVGRSGHQAPEVDGSTTLTDGTGLELGDLVRATVVGTDGVDLVATPIERLPRPDTDLVRR from the coding sequence GTGCCTGCCGCTCCCCGTGTGTCCCTGCTGACCCTGGGCTGTGCGCGGAACGAGGTGGACTCCTCCGAGATCGCCGGCCGGCTCGCCGGCGGCGGCTACCAGCTCGTCGAGGACGACGCGCCGGCCGATGTCGTCGTGGTCAACACCTGCGCCTTCGTCGCCAGCGCCAAGAAGGATTCGATCGACACCCTGCTCGCCGCCGCCGACACCGGCGCCAAGGTCGTCGCCGTCGGCTGCCTGGCCGAGCGGTACGGCAAGGAACTCGCGGCCGAGCTGCCCGAGGCCGATGCCGTGCTCGGTTTCGACGCCTACCCCGACCTGGCCGCCCTGCTCGGTGACGTCATGGACGGCCACCGCCCGGCGTCGCACACCCCCGTCGACCGGCGCACCCTGCTGCCGATCAGCCCGGTCGCCCGCCAGGGCGCCGCGGGCGGGGTGTCGGTGCCCGGCCACACGCACGCACCGGTCGGGCCGCAGCCCGCCTCGGGTCCGACGCTGGTGCGCAAGCTGCTGCACAGCGGCCCGGTCGCGCCGTTGAAGATCGCCTCCGGCTGTGACCGCCGGTGCACCTTCTGCGCCATCCCCGCGTTCCGCGGGTCGTTCGTGTCGCGCTCGGCCGCCGAGATCATCGGCGAGGCCCACTGGCTCGCCGGTCAGGGCGTGCGCGAGGTCGTACTGGTCAGCGAGAACTCGACCTCCTACGGCAAGGACCTCCCCGGTGAGCAGCTGCTCGAGCAGCTGCTCACCGACCTCGCGGCGGTGCCCGGGTTGACCCGGGTGCGGCTGTCCTACCTGCAGCCCGCCGAGACCCGTCCCAGCCTGGTGCAGACCATCGCCGCGGTCGACGGTGTCGCCGACTACTACGACATGAGCTTCCAGCACGCCTCCGAGCCGGTGCTGCGGCGGATGCGCCGCTTCGGCAACCGGACCTCCTTCCTGGCGTTGATCGAGCAGATCCGCGTCGTCGCGCCGGAAGCGGGTATCCGGTCCAACTTCATCGTCGGCTTCCCCGGTGAGACCGAGGCCGACTTCGAGGAGCTCTGCGCCTTCCTGATCGCGGCCCGGCTGGACGCGGTCGGCGTGTTCGGGTACTCCGACGAGGACGGCACCGCCGCCGAGGACCTGCCGGACCACCTCGACGACGACGTGGTCGCCGACCGGGTCGAGCGGCTCACCACCCTGGTGGACGAACTGGTCGCGCAGCGCGCGGAGGACCGGGTGGGCACCGAGGTCATCGTGCTGGTGGAGGCGCCGGGGGCGCAGCCGGTCGGCCGGTCGGGACACCAGGCGCCGGAGGTCGACGGCAGCACGACCCTCACCGACGGCACCGGTCTGGAGCTCGGCGACCTGGTCCGGGCCACGGTGGTCGGCACCGACGGCGTCGACCTCGTCGCGACCCCGATCGAGCGGCTGCCACGGCCCGACACCGATCTGGTCCGACGATGA